One genomic segment of Polyodon spathula isolate WHYD16114869_AA chromosome 17, ASM1765450v1, whole genome shotgun sequence includes these proteins:
- the LOC121329745 gene encoding solute carrier family 25 member 47-like isoform X1 translates to MHFADFAAGSIGGALGVFVGYPLDTVKVRLQTQRHYKGVWHCVRSTYKTERLSGFFKGVSMPVSTVSVSSSVAFGTYRNCLQCIQQCRYGSGDARPAKLDFFLSGLAAGFAQVVVMSPADVVKVRLQTQTQPEHAVQGSTANMKVKYQGPLHCMATIIREEGVFGLYRGAHAMMLKDGPSFATFFLTYNIFCEWLTPAGQKQPEWSGVLLAGGCAGMCAWGLATPMDVIKARLQADGLGKRRYSGVVNCITESARQEGARVFFKGLGLNCARAFPVNMVVFATYEMVLRLIR, encoded by the exons ATGCATTTTGCGGATTTTGCAGCCGGGTCGATCGGAG GAGCCCTAGGCGTGTTCGTGGGTTATCCCTTGGATACAGTCAAG GTGAGACTGCAGACCCAGAGACACTACAAGGGGGTATGGCACTGCGTTCGCAGCACCTACAagacagagaga CTCAGTGGCTTCTTCAAAGGCGTGTCCATGCCTGTGTCCACGGTGTCGGTGAGCTCGTCCGTGGCGTTTGGCACCTACAGGAACTGCCTGCAGTGTATACAGCAGTGCCGCTATGGGAGTGGCGATGCCAGGCCAGCTAAACTGGATTTCTTTCTGTCTGGACTGGCAGCTGGCTTTGCACAG GTTGTGGTGATGTCGCCTGCAGACGTAGTTAAAGTGCGGCTCCAGACTCAGACGCAGCCTGAGCACGCTGTGCAGGGCTCCACAGCGAACATGAAAGTGAAATACCAAGGTCCCCTGCACTGCATGGCAACTATCATCAGGGAGGAGGGCGTCTTTGGGCTCTACAGGGGGGCCCATGCAATGATGCTCAAAGATGGGCCATCGTTTGCTACCTTCTTTCTAACCTATAATATCTTCTGTGAGTGGCTGACACCGGCTGGGCAAAAGCAACCAG AGTGGTCAGGGGTGCTCCTGGCTGGCGGCTGTGCGGGGATGTGCGCCTGGGGTTTAGCCACCCCCATGGATGTGATCAAGGCTCGGCTGCAGGCGGACGGCTTGGGGAAGAGAAGGTACAGCGGAGTGGTGAATTGCATCACGGAGAGCGCCAGGCAGGAAGGGGCCAGGGTCTTCTTCAAGGGGCTGGGTCTCAACTGCGCCCGCGCTTTCCCAGTTAACATGGTGGTGTTCGCCACGTACGAGATGGTGCTGAGACTAATCCGATAG
- the LOC121329745 gene encoding solute carrier family 25 member 47-like isoform X2 produces MPVSTVSVSSSVAFGTYRNCLQCIQQCRYGSGDARPAKLDFFLSGLAAGFAQVVVMSPADVVKVRLQTQTQPEHAVQGSTANMKVKYQGPLHCMATIIREEGVFGLYRGAHAMMLKDGPSFATFFLTYNIFCEWLTPAGQKQPEWSGVLLAGGCAGMCAWGLATPMDVIKARLQADGLGKRRYSGVVNCITESARQEGARVFFKGLGLNCARAFPVNMVVFATYEMVLRLIR; encoded by the exons ATGCCTGTGTCCACGGTGTCGGTGAGCTCGTCCGTGGCGTTTGGCACCTACAGGAACTGCCTGCAGTGTATACAGCAGTGCCGCTATGGGAGTGGCGATGCCAGGCCAGCTAAACTGGATTTCTTTCTGTCTGGACTGGCAGCTGGCTTTGCACAG GTTGTGGTGATGTCGCCTGCAGACGTAGTTAAAGTGCGGCTCCAGACTCAGACGCAGCCTGAGCACGCTGTGCAGGGCTCCACAGCGAACATGAAAGTGAAATACCAAGGTCCCCTGCACTGCATGGCAACTATCATCAGGGAGGAGGGCGTCTTTGGGCTCTACAGGGGGGCCCATGCAATGATGCTCAAAGATGGGCCATCGTTTGCTACCTTCTTTCTAACCTATAATATCTTCTGTGAGTGGCTGACACCGGCTGGGCAAAAGCAACCAG AGTGGTCAGGGGTGCTCCTGGCTGGCGGCTGTGCGGGGATGTGCGCCTGGGGTTTAGCCACCCCCATGGATGTGATCAAGGCTCGGCTGCAGGCGGACGGCTTGGGGAAGAGAAGGTACAGCGGAGTGGTGAATTGCATCACGGAGAGCGCCAGGCAGGAAGGGGCCAGGGTCTTCTTCAAGGGGCTGGGTCTCAACTGCGCCCGCGCTTTCCCAGTTAACATGGTGGTGTTCGCCACGTACGAGATGGTGCTGAGACTAATCCGATAG
- the LOC121329932 gene encoding tryptophan--tRNA ligase, cytoplasmic-like, which produces MTDSQTEGAAAESPMEFYEKVTAQGEAVRALKTGKAAKEEIDVAVKLLLQLKLDYKRVSGQDYKAGCPPTDCAASGENGPAAAEEGVDLVDPWTVATSNAKGVDYEKLIVRFGSSKIEAELIERMERVTGQKAHRFLRRGIFFSHRDMHQILDAYENKKSFYLYTGRGPSSEAMHMGHLIPFIFTKWLQDVFDIPLVIQLTDDEKYLWKDLTLEDCHRYAVENAKDIIACGFDVNKTFIFSDLDYMGMSSRFYRNVLKIQKHVTFNQVKGIFGFTDSDCIGKISFPAIQAAPSFSTSFPQIFNGRKDIQCLIPCAIDQDPYFRMTRDVAPRIGYPKPALLHSTFFPALQGAQTKMSASDPNSSIFLTDTAKQIKNKINKHAFSGGRDTVEEHRKHGGNTEVDVSFMYLTFFLEDDEKLEQIRQDYTSGALLTGELKKCLIETLQPMITQHQERRKQVTDETVKQFMSPRKLDFNF; this is translated from the exons ATGACTGATTCTCAGACTGAGGGAGCTGCAGCTGAAAGCCCAATGGAGTTCTATGAGAAAGTCACTGCGCAAGGGGAAGCAGTGAGAGCGCTGAAAACAGGAAAGGCTGCAAAG GAGGAGATTGATGTTGCGGTGAAGCTTTTATTGCAGTTGAAGTTGGATTACAAAAGAGTCTCAGGGCAGGACTACAAGGCAGGCTGTCCTCCGACGGACTGCGCGGCGTCAGGTGAGAACGGCCCTGCAGCCGCGGAGGAGGGAGTCGACCTCGTTGACCCCTGGACTGTAGCCACTTCAAACGCTAAAGGAGTGGACTATGAAAAACTCATTG TGCGGTTTGGAAGCAGTAAGATAGAGGCGGAGCTGATCGAGCGGATGGAGAGAGTGACGGGACAGAAAGCACATCGCTTCCTGAGGAGAGGGATCTTCTTCTCACACAG AGACATGCACCAGATCCTCGATGCCTATGAGAATAAGAAGTCGTTCTACCTGTACACAGGCAGAGGCCCTTCCTCAGAGGCCATGCACATGGGGCACCTTATACCTTTCATTTTTACAAA GTGGCTGCAGGATGTGTTTGACATTCCCCTGGTCATCCAGCTGACCGATGATGAGAAGTACCTGTGGAAGGACCTGACGCTGGAAGACTGCCACAGATACGCTGTTGAAAATGCCAAGGATATCATCGCCTGCGGGTTCGACGTGAACAAAACCTTCATCTTCTCAGATCTGGACTACATGGG CATGAGCTCCAGATTCTACAGAAACGTCTTGAAGATCCAGAAGCATGTGACATTCAACCAAGTAAAAGGGATCTTCGGCTTCACAGACAGCGACTGCATAG GAAAGATCAGTTTTCCTGCAATACAGGCTGCTCCCTCCTTCAGTACCTCATTTCCACAGATCTTCAATGGGAGGAAGGATATTCAGTGTCTAATCCCATGTGCGATTGATCAG GACCCCTATTTTAGGATGACCAGGGACGTGGCCCCTCGGATTGGCTACCCCAAACCTGCTCTGCTCCACTCCACTTTCTTCCCTGCCCTGCAAGGAGCCCAGACTAAAATGAGTGCCAGTGACCCCAACTCCTCCATCTTCTTGACGGACACCGCCAAACAGATCAAAAACAAG ATCAACAAGCATGCCTTTTCAGGAGGCAGAGACACCGTGGAAGAACACAGGAAGCACGGTGGAAACACTGAGGTCGACGTCTCCTTCATGTATTTGACCTTCTTCTTGGAGGACGATGAGAAATTAGAACAAATCAGACAG GACTATACAAGCGGAGCGCTCCTCACAGGGGAACTGAAGAAGTGTCTCATTGAAACCCTGCAGCCCATGATCACGCAACACCAAGAGCGACGCAAACAGGTGACGGACGAAACCGTCAAGCAGTTCATGAGCCCGAGGAAGCTGGACTTTAATTTCTAA